The genome window acattaataGAACATTGAAACAGAGATAGAGGCTTTTAGTTTACACATATAGATccatatatgccatccaaatgtccaaataggCATCCAGACGAAGTTGGTGTTTTTAGAAGGTACGCTCAAATGTAGAGGGGCATTCAGGTCAGCAAACCTTTGTGCAATAGTTGACGGGTATTTGTCCTCCCAGGCTTGAAGTGTGAGTCTCCTAGTGACATAAAATCCTTTCTTATTGCCCTGCCCTGCCGTTGATCCTCATataacaggaatataatttaaaagtacatggcCATCAAAATTCAAGGGATTCACCAATACGAAGCTAATATGGGCAACTGCTTCTGTATTGCTCGATGTGCCCATAGCGTATGCCTTATTTCTTTCTGAGTAATGCCTctctttcatttttccaatttctCAGGCTGCTGCGAGACATCAGTGTTCCTATCTGGTGGGCTTTCACATGGGAGAGTTTCTCCAGGTGGGTGGGGATCCAGAGTGGCTGCGAGGCTTGCAGTATGCCCCACAGAAACTGAGGAACCTCAATGAAATTAACAAGATCCTCGCCCACCGGCCCTGGTTGATCACCAAGGCACACATTGAGGTAAGTAACCAGGAAGGGCATTGGAGCAGTGAGCCTTGAAGCTGATCCCACTCTGGCTGCTCTCTGTTGAAAGGCAGGGTGGAAAGACAATGTGACATAGTGGCTAGTATGTGAGACTTGGACCAAGGacacctggattcaaatccctacttacTAGGTAATCTTGTCTAGTCATAGACATCCTTGTCCTTACTTTCCTGTGTAAGCTCTCCagagctcattggaggaagggtgggacgcAAGGAATAAATGATGACGCTGTGTacaattaaagcacatggctttcccccaaagaatccagggaactgtagttttcccctcacagagctagagttcccatcactcttaacaaactacaactcccaggattctttgggggaagtcatgtgctttaaatatatggtgtgtatgcagcctgagtTGTATGTTACAGGGGAAATGCTAAGGGGGGAAAAGAACTGTATATCCTTGCTAGGCTGATGGAGGGGCAAGGAAGGAGATTCCTTCCCTGCTGCTCACAGGATGATAGGTGAACAAATCCCATCCATTGAACCTCCTCAGAGGAAAATGTATTGGTTCATAAGACCAACCCTTTAAAATTAAATCTTccccattttcttgttttcttggcAATCCCCAAAAAAcgaataacatacaaatataggATGCTGATTCATACTAGATCagactgttggcctctctggttCACTATTGTgtactgcaagggtggggaacctttttggcctggtAGATTTGATCATTGTCTAGTTCTTCTCTTGTGGGTTAACTTTGAATGGTGGGCGGGACATTCATGCTTTCTTGTAGGGATTGGCTGTGAGATCAAGTTCCTCACAGAGGCaaaaaggtccaggttcaattcctggcatccccaggtaggactaggaaggacttcctgtctgaaaccccaaagAGCAACTTCCACTCAGTGAAAacaatgctaggctagatggaccattggcctgactcggtataaggcatcttcttatgttcctaaggaTTGTGTGAAGAACCTGGAGTGGGCCAATGGTGCTGGGTCATAAGTTACAATAAATCTGAATCTACATTGCTGTATCATCTAGTTGTTGCGAGTGTCAGCTGGGAGAGTTGCAGAAGGGAATCTTTGTGTGGTATACAGTTTATGCCAACTGAGGCCACTCTTGGGAAGGGCGTTATGGATCAGGAGCAGGAAACTTGTGCCCCTCtgtatgttgttggattccagctcccatcatccctgacttctgggcatgctggctagggctgatggaagttgtagttcagcaacacctggaaggctgcaggctcacccatccctgctgtagatcagTAGTAGGTCACATAGATAAGGCCCCAGGTGTAGTCGCTGGAAACCTAATTGTGAGCTAGATGGATCTGTTGCTTCAGTCGGTAAGGTAGCTCATTACCTTAGAGTGGTGTTTAATGACATCCACTTCCTATTTAGAGATGGGCAGTTCCTCTTTTGGCACGCGGAGCTAGATGAGGTCTCCTTCGGTCTTTTACAGGCGCTCCTGAAGACAAGGGACAACAGCTGGTCCCTGGCAGAACTCATCCAGGCTCTGGTGCTCCTCACGCATTACCACTCGCTTGCCTCCTTCGTCTTTGGCTGTGGCATCAATCTGGAGATCGACCAAGAGGGAGGCCACGTCTTCCGGCCCCCCTCGCCGTGCAGCTGTGATAGCAGCCCGGCCTCGGAGGATGGAGTCAACAGTTCCAGTGTAAGTTTTTTTCCTTACTGCATTTAGTCCCCTTAAAGCCCAGAAGAAAATAGAacaagaaaatgggggggggcgtTCGTAGAGAGTGCAGGGAGTCCTGGGATCTCCACGTTGCTTATTTCCTTTCTTAAAAGCATTATTAACCCAGAGTGGCTTATGATGATACATCAGATCTATAAAAGGAAAACACTCCATGGTTAACCTAAAAGATGCAACACAGAAGggactgggggagggaggaggaaaaaagcaaactcgggCACTAGATCTTTAGTTACAAAGTTTATAGAATGATCAGCTAGAATGGAAAGTATTCAAGCAGGGAAGGAGCCAAAAATAGCTGGGCTCTCATCTGAGCCGATGGAGCggccctgcttcccttctctccctcgctgcagcctgatggaaggaTTGCTGCCAGGTGACAGCTGAAGGCGGGAGGAAACTGGTGGAGCAGCTTTCTAGCAGATGGAGTGGTCCTGCTTCCTCTCTTTTCCTCTGCTGCAGCCTCATGGAAAGGCTGAATAATAGcacaatcctttaaaaaaaacaaaaaggtatCAGGAGAAAATACTTTTAAATAGTTCCTGATGGTCTCCAGGTGTTGGCCTAggtaacctccccccccccggcatcccagtgacctccagatattttgaactctcagttctcatAATTTCCAGAGAGCATGGCCActtgtcaggaaagatgggagctgttgtctaaaacatctggacagctccAGGATGGGGGAGGCTGGTGTAGATCTTATGGATTAGTTTGCCTGTGTAGTTCCCCTTCCAATTTCTCTTCCCTCGACATCATTAGCACTGCATTGTGCAAAACGTAGGATGTAATGCAGTCAGCAGATAGTAAGACCGTATAAAATAAGTGAGTTATTTTGTACTTCCTTTTTAGATATTTGCTTATTTGATCTACGTATTACTGATCTTTTATGTGCAGCATTTCGAGGCTTATTTTAGGATTTAGGCCTTATCCCAAgttaaccattggtccatcaagctcagtattgtcaacactgactagcaTCAGCCcttcatggtttcaggcagggaacactcctagctctacctggagatgccagggattgaacctgagccaggctgcatgcaaagcagatgctctgccagcaAGCTGTGGACCTTCCCCagttaagtggtttataaatgcctGTCCCAGGAGCTAACCGGTTTCTGTCCCAACTTTCTCAGGGCTCAGATGCTGTCGAGGAGGTGGAAGTGCTGATGGAGAGGATGAAGTTGCTGCAGGAGTGCCAGTTGGAAGAAGAGGGAGTCACGCAGGAGGAGATGGAGACGCGCTTCGaaatggaaaagagagagagcctGCTTGTTACGCCTTCAGGTGAGATGGAGGCGAGTTTCAGTAGAGAGTTTCCTAGAACTCTGGGCTGATGGGCTTGGAAaggatttggggggtggggttctCCCAGGCGGCTGTGCTGTCATCAGCTGAAACAGATGATGCAAAGAAAAGTAGAGAATCTTGCATTGGAACTTAGTGCAAGACGGTTATTTTCCTGCCTCCAGAGTGGCTAACTACTAGGTAGATCCAAATGTGTGTAATGTACAGCCAATGTCTTAAAAATATATAGTCAAATAAGGAAAATTTATACTCCACTAAAATAGCTTAGTTGCACCCAATCTCTGTTCTCGTTGAAGAAAAAGCACTTTCTAGAGAGGGGTTGCTGTGTTTGATGCCCTCATGGTCATCTTCCTTTGGGTCCTGTCCCCAGTAGACATTACTGAACACTCCCTGCCTCCCAACGTCCTGCGCTTTGTGGAGGATCCAGAGTTTGGATACAAGGATTTCACCAAGAGAGGAGAACAGACGCCCCCAACTTTCCGAGCTCAGGTACATTATCCATGTGCATTTAAGATCCATGCTTTGTGTGCATGATCATGGTTTTAcccacctccccttcctccagaACACAATGTAAATTCTGTCCTTTAATATCAGTCCTGCAGATTGGTAACATGCAACATTTCCTTGCTTTGCATGCTTTAGTTAAGGAGTTCTCAAACATtagtgggtgtgtgtgtctgtgggggTGTGTGCACATTTGGtttttcaaaatttacacttatctgaGTGTTGCAATGTAGTTCTACAATCGAGCAATGTTCACAAAgttgtatatattaggggaaggtgtgcacaaaatgatcattggtgaaaataatgtacaaaaatgcattatattaggataaattgcttgcaaaaatgtgtacattagtcaaaatgtgtttattaggacagtggttcccaacctgggggccaggacccccaggggggccgtgggggccatgaacagtaaagaaatgaattaattattatttttttaaaaaaagtcttcactccttctacactgtctgctttccactgccactgcagatgacacctcccccttgctccaaacgagaggggaggccttttgctgaagtgctagagcatctttcaggcgcactaagggcaggcatctgcctgtaaaatacacggcagatgccaaaggaggctgagggtggggctaccaggaagaagaggggattactatcactgattcccgtctccttgcactgctgctactgacaacacccttacttaggatgagaggagagggctttttgtgaagcaaaaagaagcaagcctgcaaagaaaggctgctttcccccttccttcctggcagccagcctgcctccctggggggaggaggtcacaaaaaactttcagcttataaagggggtcccatgctcataaaggttgggaaccactgtattaggagaaattcacactaaaatgttgaattttcatgagcattttttttaaaaaaattgcaaattgctgcagaaattaggAGAACccaatttaaaattagaaaaatgagaaacagaattgAAATTGTCAGattattccatccctagtggagacTGAGTTCAACTAACGTTAACTTGTATCTAATATATCACTAGGTAACTAGTTCCAttaatgcaaggatttccacttgctccCCCTGTGCCCCCCCAAACTTGTTCTGGGgattcctccaaccctctggagcagatttggagagggtgcagggggaggagggtggcagttccattgtgcaagtggaaatctttttaatcttttttttctttcaacatggTGGGCTTATAGAATCTGAATATAGCTGTACACTGCTAATGCTGCTTCAATGAGTTTAGCCACTACAGAGCTTCTTGCAAAGTAGAACATAGTCATACTTGATCTCACGAATACCATCTGTAAGAGGAGTGTGATTTTCTTTCTATCTTTGCAAGTAGGAAAAAGCTGGAAGTACAAACGCACACTAGCTGCAAGTTCCTTGGGGATAGCCATGGTATAAAAAGATAAACTTAATATCTGTGCATCCTGCAATACTCTGTTGATCTTAAAAAGCCCTGCTTTAAGTGGATGAACAGGGGCAAGACCTGTCAAAACAGTAAACAACTTAATAGTATCAGTAGGCTTTGTGGCGCAGAAGCACCAAAGAAGCTGTTTTATTCTCTACACAGGATTACACCTGGGAGGACCATGGCTACTCGCTCATCAATCGCCTGTATCCTGATGCGGGACAATTGCTAGATGAGAAATTCCAAGTGGTTTACAACCTGACGTATAACACAATAGCTATGCACAGTGGGGTGGACACATCTATGCTCAGGAGGGCCATCTGGAATTATGTTCATTGTGTGTTTGGCATTCGGTAAGACATTTtgtttttcccccttcccccactccCATTCATGGCATTGTGTCCCATCAAGGAAACTCTAACAGACTTGTCCTGTGCTGTTATGCGCCTCGTCCTAAACCTGTACATTCTGACTGCATTTGCACAATCAAATCTTGGTTAAATAAGCCAAGAGACACATAAGCTTCAAGCACCCATTCATCGCTACTGCACTTCTCCCATTACATGAGCAGCAAAATGAGCCAAGAAGCCACAGCTAACAATAGTTTCCTTCTATGTCTGAACAAGGAAACTTTGGTGAAGAGCTTCCAAATAAGCGAGAATTTGGAAGCCAACAGTTTGAACCAGTGTTTTCCTATTCTGCCTTGTTTGGAAACCCTTAACCATTGTTTCCTGGTTCCAATATAATGGGAAACAATTGTTAACTCTGGCTTGTTTCACTGCTACAAGAAGGGTGGAGCGAAGCAGTAGGCATTCAGGTGCCAAATACAATCATGCGACTGTGGCTGGCCTATCTTGTTCCTTCAGCCTTGCCTGGTTAACATGAAGTACCTTTCATCTTACAGTTTCCAGACTTTTACTTTACTGGATAATTAATTCTTAGAAAAGAAAACATTGGACCAAGTTGTATGTcgcaccaaaccatggtttggcagtGTGAGGATGAACCTTGTATTCACATCCTCCATCTATCCTTAATAGGCTGTACTTAATTAGGTGCTTCCTGGTGTTTGGGCAATGACAATTgtctgaaaagtgggataaaaaataGTAAGTAAATTTGTATTAATGGCAGAACAATGGTtttggcattacatgtgaaccagcaAGAAACAGCAAAATATGGTTTGCCTCAAACCAGGAAGTAAACTCACAAGCAGAATAcacaggaggagaaggaagcatatGGGAAGGGAACCACCATCCTTTTCAGACCAGTTGCTTGGTTTTGTATAGAACTGGTGAGTGGGGAAATAACCTGTAGTGTATGTTTTGGCAAGATTAGTTTGGATGACTGGCCCCGCCACGTGGATGGCCTTGCATGGATCTTGCCAAACTGGTGTGAATCAGGGAGTGAGTCATCTAATGTATGGAGAGGTCAGATATTAGGCACGCTTGGAGGATGTGGGAGGACTTGTCTTGTCATAGCCTCTGCTGGATCTGCCATGTGAACAGAACGGTTCACCTAAAACAAGGGGaggcaacctttttctgccctgtctttttctttctgccaccaccacccctttccccaTTTTCCCCTTCTTTCTCACCCCCATTAAATTAGTCTGGGGGCCCACTGGTTCCCAACTCCTGACTTAAAAGAAGAGGAAAGGAGTAATGATGCTGTTGGTTTGCATGGAGCTAAAGCAGCTGTTTCTCTGGGAAGGGCTCAATAGTGCAGGCaaggccagcaccaaagggcggccaggtcaggccctggctgagggtccctgaaggtcccctccttagggtgggagggtagcgcttttgctgctgcggatcatggaacgTCGGccccgaccctgccatggatcatggagagggagctcccaggcacccccttatGCTGTCAGCATGGGATTCAGGAAACACGCCCATGCATCcctcctacctctcctgtccctgtgagtGACATGCGCTCTGTGtatgcatgcctgctatcaaccaagatggtgtcgGGGCCTTtcgtaaggggctgatgcccccgccactatcttggttgatggcaagcatgtgcacacGTCATTCACAAGGACAGGAGGGGTAGATGGGATGCGCATGCGGGCTTATTAGTCCCGTGCCACCTGTATGGGGAGAGTTGGGCTATGGCGCTATGGGTCTGGGCAGGCTGACACCCAAAGGCCCGGTCatatctggtgctggccctgagtgCAGGGCaggtgctttgcttgcagaaagtccaggCTGATTCTCTAGCATCTCCATTTTAAAGTGCCTTGATTAGCAAGGCCAGGAAAGGCCTACTCCACAGAAGACCCTGGGAGAGCAGCTGCCGATCGAAATGGCTGTAACTTAGCTAGTTGGACCCAGTGGTATGATTCAGTATAGCAATAAATGCAAAAACCGTAGAGCATCCAACATGAACAAAAGCAAACACGTCTCaggattttattttcaaaacaacCTAACGTGTTTCAGCCAATCATTGTTTAAAGGCTTTCTCCAGGTGTTAAACTGAAAAGCAGTCTGCAGAGATCTCTGTTAGATAGATCTGTTAGGCAGCGAGAAGTAATTAACAAAATCGAAGTTATAACAGGTTATAAGTTATTATTGGATCCTGTGACTGTACTTTTTTGGTTTTCTGACTGAAGGTTGAGAAATGGTAGTGCATCTTCTAATAATGTTGATCTCAGCAAATTGGAAGAAAATAAGAACTCCAGCTGTTGAAGACTGGATTGTGAAATTATGGGGGAAAGTATACATGGTTAAATTAATACAGTAAGCATTAGAGAGGGAAAGCAGAAGAACAATCTCTCCAAAGAAAAATGGAGCATGTTTGTTATGTTACTGAACTAACAAAAATCAGGAAAATGTACAACCATATGCACTTTTGGGCTTTGttgtaatataatttattttattttgtcttaGGATATGTGATGTGCAACTAtgataatttaaattttaaaaagccattaaaaaaattatttccaaTTCACATTAACTGGTGACGCAATTCAACCCCTGAAGAATAAAGCCCTTTTAACAATAAATGACTGAAACACGTTGGGCTGGAGACATGTGCACTTTGtttctgattcggtataaggcagcttcataatgTACATACCTCCACCCCCCTTTTTCCAGGTACGACGACTACGATTACAGGGAAGTGAACCAGCTTTTGGAGCGCAGCTTGAAAATCTACATCAAAACCGTGGCCTGTTACCCGGAGAAAGCCACCAAGAGAATGTACACACACTTCTGGAGACACTTTAAACATTCTGAGAAGGTAAAGCCACATGCATTTCTCTGGGTGGTAGAGTTGAGAGGGAGGCTGTTTTTCTCCCACTCTTTCTGGGATCTCGAAAGACTGGTCTGGGTTTCTCACTGTTGAGACAGCCATAGCAGGAAGGACTctcccatatgttgctggactgcatctcccatcatccctggctatccACCATGCTGGCTGCGGACGTTAGActgtagcaacatctggagggccacaggttcccaatccctgcagTATTTGGTTGCACATTGAGTCCCCATCTTCATTATACCTTTAAAGCTGTATTacacaactttaaacagtcat of Rhineura floridana isolate rRhiFlo1 chromosome 15, rRhiFlo1.hap2, whole genome shotgun sequence contains these proteins:
- the SESN2 gene encoding sestrin-2 isoform X1, producing MIVADSESCDPSGVQDYLPCDNCGTLRSKEEGGLLVPMSCPEVMDSDGVEDGGIKIPRQLRRGPSSFIPVEEILQEGAESAQRRLFIQAFVSTGRVDNITMVMGLHPEYLTSFWKTQYLLLRMDGPLPYHKRHYIAIMAAARHQCSYLVGFHMGEFLQVGGDPEWLRGLQYAPQKLRNLNEINKILAHRPWLITKAHIEALLKTRDNSWSLAELIQALVLLTHYHSLASFVFGCGINLEIDQEGGHVFRPPSPCSCDSSPASEDGVNSSSGSDAVEEVEVLMERMKLLQECQLEEEGVTQEEMETRFEMEKRESLLVTPSVDITEHSLPPNVLRFVEDPEFGYKDFTKRGEQTPPTFRAQDYTWEDHGYSLINRLYPDAGQLLDEKFQVVYNLTYNTIAMHSGVDTSMLRRAIWNYVHCVFGIRYDDYDYREVNQLLERSLKIYIKTVACYPEKATKRMYTHFWRHFKHSEKVHINLLLLEARMQAALLYALRAITRYMT
- the SESN2 gene encoding sestrin-2 isoform X2, whose translation is MIVADSESCDPSGVQDYLPCDNCGTLRSKEEGGLLVPMSCPEVMDSDGVEDGGIKIPRQLRRGPSSFIPVEEILQEGAESAQRRLFIQAFVSTGRVDNITMVMGLHPEYLTSFWKTQYLLLRMDGPLPYHKRHYIAIMAAARHQCSYLVGFHMGEFLQVGGDPEWLRGLQYAPQKLRNLNEINKILAHRPWLITKAHIEALLKTRDNSWSLAELIQALVLLTHYHSLASFVFGCGINLEIDQEGGHVFRPPSPCSCDSSPASEDGVNSSSGSDAVEEVEVLMERMKLLQECQLEEEGVTQEEMETRFEMEKRESLLVTPSDITEHSLPPNVLRFVEDPEFGYKDFTKRGEQTPPTFRAQDYTWEDHGYSLINRLYPDAGQLLDEKFQVVYNLTYNTIAMHSGVDTSMLRRAIWNYVHCVFGIRYDDYDYREVNQLLERSLKIYIKTVACYPEKATKRMYTHFWRHFKHSEKVHINLLLLEARMQAALLYALRAITRYMT
- the SESN2 gene encoding sestrin-2 isoform X3 produces the protein MIVADSESCDPSGVQDYLPCDNCGTLRSKEDGGIKIPRQLRRGPSSFIPVEEILQEGAESAQRRLFIQAFVSTGRVDNITMVMGLHPEYLTSFWKTQYLLLRMDGPLPYHKRHYIAIMAAARHQCSYLVGFHMGEFLQVGGDPEWLRGLQYAPQKLRNLNEINKILAHRPWLITKAHIEALLKTRDNSWSLAELIQALVLLTHYHSLASFVFGCGINLEIDQEGGHVFRPPSPCSCDSSPASEDGVNSSSGSDAVEEVEVLMERMKLLQECQLEEEGVTQEEMETRFEMEKRESLLVTPSVDITEHSLPPNVLRFVEDPEFGYKDFTKRGEQTPPTFRAQDYTWEDHGYSLINRLYPDAGQLLDEKFQVVYNLTYNTIAMHSGVDTSMLRRAIWNYVHCVFGIRYDDYDYREVNQLLERSLKIYIKTVACYPEKATKRMYTHFWRHFKHSEKVHINLLLLEARMQAALLYALRAITRYMT
- the SESN2 gene encoding sestrin-2 isoform X4, translating into MDGGIKIPRQLRRGPSSFIPVEEILQEGAESAQRRLFIQAFVSTGRVDNITMVMGLHPEYLTSFWKTQYLLLRMDGPLPYHKRHYIAIMAAARHQCSYLVGFHMGEFLQVGGDPEWLRGLQYAPQKLRNLNEINKILAHRPWLITKAHIEALLKTRDNSWSLAELIQALVLLTHYHSLASFVFGCGINLEIDQEGGHVFRPPSPCSCDSSPASEDGVNSSSGSDAVEEVEVLMERMKLLQECQLEEEGVTQEEMETRFEMEKRESLLVTPSVDITEHSLPPNVLRFVEDPEFGYKDFTKRGEQTPPTFRAQDYTWEDHGYSLINRLYPDAGQLLDEKFQVVYNLTYNTIAMHSGVDTSMLRRAIWNYVHCVFGIRYDDYDYREVNQLLERSLKIYIKTVACYPEKATKRMYTHFWRHFKHSEKVHINLLLLEARMQAALLYALRAITRYMT